The segment GTGTAATTATCCACTAATCACCGCATTAACATTGCCCTTGAATCCAGTGTCTGCAGGTGCCCGCCGTCCAAGCCACGCTGCACGACCTGCATGAGGCCTTTGGTTTCTCGAACGTGGATCTGGTAAACTTTCAGTACTTCAAGAACCTGGCCTCACAAGATCCGCGCACTGCTGCCACCGCCAGTCACCTTTTCGTGCACTTTCAGAAGAAGAAAGCCGTGCTGGACTACCTAGACCGCTTATTCTTCGGCAACTCACCCTTCCAGCAGGCCAGCGAGATCCCCTTCGACCCGCACTTTGGTCGCGCCTGGCGGCCACACTACGAGTGCAAGTTTGGTTTCCGCGGCGAACGCCTGATAGCCGCCCTGGACTCAGGCTACACCGTACGGCAGTTGCGCCACTTTGGAGCTATTCCCCAAGAGTTCGGCACGCCACACTATCCCAGTTGAGCGTACTGCATAGTGTTCAGAATAGAGTTTCGGTTGTATTTATGAAATAAACTTCAGTTCTACAACTAAACTCTCCGTTTCTTCGTGGATATGTAGAGCACGTTGTTGCCGCGGATGAATGCGTCGCCGTATTTGTTTTTCAGCTGCCCATCTACGTACTCCTCCGTCTGCTCCAGGCAAATGTTCATATAGCCATCCAAGCAAGCCAGCACACCTGCGGGGGTATTgaagggagagagagtgaggTGGGTGATTGTAAGTAACTTCAGCCGGCATTTTTGCTTGCTGTGCTTTTCTTTTGACAACACAAGACTCACCGCGATAGTCCACGCCGTTGTTCAGCTTCACGGCCACGGGGCGACCATGGATCTGGTTGATaaactgacgaattcaagttgtATTTTACATGGAAGCGGTAGTGTGAAAAACCTCCGTTATCCACTTTTCGACATGCCTTTTTTCCGACATATTTAAACAAATTTAGATTTGAATTTCGATGCTGATCACGAAATAGGCCCTAAATGGCATTTCTACACAATTTCAACATTGGTGCATTGCACAAGAGTGTGGAAAATACTATGAAAAGTATACTATTTGCAAGGAAAGAGCAACGTCGCTTTTCAGCACTGGTCATCGTTGATTCATCAAAACAATATCAAAATTCAAAAATTTCGgttaaataaaaatcaaaattataatttataaATGATGTCCATTTTGTGGATGCGCCGGCTGTTGACAAGTTTGGATGGCTTTGCCAACCAGTTGGTACGTCCAGCCTCTTCATTTAACAAAGTGATGAAGCCGCTGGACTGTTTTAAGCCAAGGCATTCGTTTAAGATAACCGACTTCCGCCCTTTGCGATCATCATCCCATGAAGCAGAaatagaaaagaaaaaaaatctGTGAAATAACAGAACGAGAAGTAAACAAATAAACAGCTCTCCCAAGCATTCCAAAGCGTTGCCATTGCCCTTTCCATTTTCCAGCGACGTCACAGCGATAAGAATGAGAGAGCAAGCGAGACGACCATAGAGTTACAGCTGTAAAAGTGCGCACTCATTCACATTTCTGATGCCCTGTGCCCAGACATCTGATATTTTTGTAATTTCCATCAAAATTATGATTAATTTCTTGTGCCAAAGTGTCAACATTTTTGAGCGGGTGGAGAATCCAAGGTCTTGGGGAAGGTCTTCAACGAAATCGAAAGTCAAAGGTCTTGAAAACGATTAGGCAAGCAGAGAAAATGATTGGAAGACAGACAATGCGCCACACgaaaatttaaatacataCTCCTAACGTTTCCAAGACGTTTTGGGGGCCGCCTCAATGCAGGGGCCCTCCACGTCAACCAAGGTCTTGATTTGTAGCTGGCGCACACAAAACCCAGCAACGATCTCGTTCCGCTTCCAGCACTTCCCGCCACTAGTTCGCCCACGCGCACGCACTGGCATGCGGCGAAGCGAGACAACGACTGCCGCTGCTCGGTGACCTGCAGCATCCCACAGTTCCCATCGACCCTAGAGTGTAACCAAGTGTAACAGACGACTGGGCGAACAGACGCTGGCACCAGCCGATGCGTCGGAGCCGCGATTTTCAACGCCTCGTTGCATGGTCTGGGAAAATTTTCTTTGCTCTCGTTTTCGGATCTATTGTTAAGTGAAAAGAAAGACACGATCGCAGCTGGCCACGCCCACGCCAGCCCACTCTAGCCACTCCACCCTAATGCTCTTTCTGGAAAGTCAATAATTTTGTAAAAGTGTGGTAAATGTTGAGCAAcaatttgttgtttgtttaaCTAATTGAAATTCACTGGCGCACAGTGCGTGCGGGCAGTAAACGCACAACACAACGCATGTTCCAACTTTCCACTTTCCCAACGACTACCTGCTAGATCGTTTTGGGATTTTCTTTCAGATTTACTACCATGGTTTCATGGCTCTTCTATTTCTGGTACCCTATTGAAATGCTACAGTTTTTCCCCGAAAATCACGATCGAGAACTGTTGGGAGAGCGAATGCGAGAGAGGGGCCCCCATGGGGCATGACCAATTTCATTATTTGTTTAATATTTTTCTcgtttgttttggtttttgagTTCCAGCCAGGGCCACAGAAGTTCTGTGATGGTAGAAGATGGTTGGTCTATGTGTAGATCGGGTGCAACCTGCTGCCTAGATTTGGTTACACTTAGCTGGTTGTGGCCTTCTGACCCTGCTGTTGACCTGTTAAAATGCTACACATTTGCATGCTGACAACGCCAACCCTTTCGGGAATATttacttatgtacatatgcggGATGGGATGCTATACCGATGCTGTACTTCCGCGAGTGAGTGTAGGCGCTTCTTCGGTTTCTGTTTGCCTGTTGAAGTGCTACACACTTGCATCATTCAACTCTTTTGCGAGTAGGAGTACGTACATCCGCGGGTGTTTCGTTGGGACTGGTGGCCATTGTATGTGTGGAGTGATCTTCATCAGGGCTGGCGCTTTTCATCTGCTCAGCTCCTCCCACACATGCAATGATCATCGTCGTGCATTGTCGAAGTGCATCCGAGTTTAACCTTTGAACAGGCGAACAGCAGAGTGCAGCCGCAACTACGATGCATCCGATGCATCCGAGTGCAGTCTGAAGATTTTTCCCACTGCAACTGCAGGTAGTTTTGGACCACAGCCCTTGGGCTTGGGTTATATTTAACAAATGGATGTGGGATTTTTATATGTGCATGCATGTGTGCTTCGGGTTCGTTTCTATGATTGGCTGAGTGCGTTTTAGTGTGGGATGCTGGATGCAGTTTTCTCTCTACTGTTAAACATGCCAGCCTGTTCGGTTTGGCCACGCTCCAGTGATCTTCACAATGGAACCGGAAGAAATTAGACAGGTCACAGGCTGTGGGTCACCGGTTTTGGGATGCGGTTCTCCCTACTATCAATTGTGTGAACCTGTTCGGATTGGCCACGCTCCAGTGATCTTCTGAATTGCATCTTCCATGGAATGATGGTTGCATTTTTCAAATGTTTTTTGACCCCTATTCTTAATTTTGTCAGCCTGTTCGGCTTGCTTACGCTCCAGTGATCTTAGAGGATGCTCTCTCACAGATTGCATTTTCTGGATGCTGTATGAAGTTTTGAGATGGTTGTTGGACCCCTACTGCGTGTATACGGTGCTATATTTAACGGTTGATTGTGGGAACTCAATGGGTACGTGTTTTGGGTGCGTTTCTATGATTGGTTGGCtgattattatacccgatactcaaaatgagtattggggtatattagatttgtggtaaaagtggatgtgtgtaacgttcagaaggaatcgtttccgaccccataaagtatatatattcttgatcagcatcaatagccgagtcgattgagcccttactgtctgtccgtctgtccgtccgtccgtccccttcagcgcctagtgctcaaagactataagatctagagcaacgatgttttggatccagacttctgtgatatgtcaatgctacaaaaatatttcaaaacttcgccccgcccacttccgcccccacaaaggacgaaaatctgtggcatccacatttttaaagatacgataaaaccaaaaacgcagaatcgtagaggatgactatattttctagagtgtaaaatctcaaccagatcgtataattattatagccagaatcaagaaaacaatttcattctttctcgctctgtctctctctaacacacaggtcggttttgccaattgcaaaatatgagttcaaggatctcagaacctataagatccagagcaaccaaatttggtatccacactcctgtgatatcggaccgagacgagtttgtttcaaaatttcgccacacccccttccgcccccgcaaaggacgaaaatctggggataggcagaatcatagataatgaccatatctatcagattgctgaatctggatcagatcagatcatttttatagccaataggaacaaatcaatttgcagtggctacgcagcgcccgacgtcacgctcagactgattttctgtctctctcgcacgcactctttgtcgtgtcgtttaatattagcggcgtctgccggaggagagccatactgacttagtatcgggtataactgtagagttgcggtctccgcagcaactcacaacgttccccctcgtttttgtttctATTTGGAATGCTGGCTGTAGTTTCCCTCCTACTGTTAGCGATGACAGCCTGTTTAAAATAGCCAACGCTCCAGTGATCTTATAAGTGGATTCCTAGTGCATTAGATCTATGGCTCAATTCCCATTTGGGATGCTGGATGCAGTTTTTTTTATCACCTACTCTAAATTTTGAGAGCCTGTTCAACTTGGTCACGCTCCAGTGATCTTCTGAATGGACTCGTAATAGAATTAGAAAATGATCACTCCCTGGGGATGCATTTTATTTTCTCTGAGATCAGGCTGCGGTTTCTGATATTCTGTTCGTTTGATCTCTTTGGTCATGCCTCATAGATTTTCCCTGGAACCGGGATCAATATTTTCCATGCCCTTTGGCCTTTTCGCTGTTTTCCCAAATTTCTTGCATCTGGTTTTGATGTTGCCCTGGTTTCTTAATCCGTTTTGGTCACGACTCACTGAATTTTCACGATTGGTTCTTAGGGATTAGCAGGTAGATCGCTAGGTTCGCCCACATTTTTGAGGTACACACTTAAGTTATTAGTTTCCTACACAATAATTCTGTTAGCCTGTTCGAATGCTACAGTTTCGTGACCTTTAACTCTTTTCCCATGGTTCCCTGGCATCATTGGATGACACTGTTACATCATCCACCCATAAATACATAGCCCTTTATAATCTAAAGGGTTAACATGCCTTAAACTGTAGCATTCGAATAGGGGAACAACTATTGTAATAGGTCGATTATCAATAGGTCAAGTCCTGCCCGAGACCTTGTGCCATAATGGCTAGAACCTTTGAAACCCTGTTCGCTTGAACCATTTCTTAACGCTTCACTGACCACAGGTGATGCTGCAGGTGATCTTCAGAAACTGCTTTTTCTTCCTGTCAACCTGTTAGTTTTTGTGATCTTGGTCACGCTTCATTGATTTTCATCTATCATTTTCACCAAATGATTTGTTCATATGGCCATTCTGCCTCTGACCTTTTGGGCAGCAGAGATCTCCAGCTGAGCCTGATCTTCCGCCTGAAATTATT is part of the Drosophila miranda strain MSH22 chromosome Y unlocalized genomic scaffold, D.miranda_PacBio2.1 Contig_Y1_pilon, whole genome shotgun sequence genome and harbors:
- the LOC117189867 gene encoding uncharacterized protein LOC117189867; the protein is MCKYVLIAALALICLQVPAVQATLHDLHEAFGFSNVDLVNFQYFKNLASQDPRTAATASHLFVHFQKKKAVLDYLDRLFFGNSPFQQASEIPFDPHFGRAWRPHYECKFGFRGERLIAALDSGYTVRQLRHFGAIPQEFGTPHYPS
- the LOC117190187 gene encoding U6 snRNA-associated Sm-like protein LSm6 codes for the protein RQFINQIHGRPVAVKLNNGVDYRGVLACLDGYMNICLEQTEEYVDGQLKNKYGDAFIRGNNVLYISTKKRRV